The following is a genomic window from Crossiella equi.
TGACCGTGGGCAGCGCCTGGTTCAGCGGCGACCAAGACCGCAAGGGCACCCTGGCCCCGGGCAGGCTGGCCGACCTGGCGGTGCTGTCGGAGGACTTCCTCACCGTGGCCGCCCCGCGCATCCCGGCCATCACCTCGGTGCTCACCGTCGTCGGCGGGCGCATCGTCTACGCCGCCGCCGAGCACGCCGCCTTCGACCCGGCCCCGCCGCCGGTGGAGCCCGCGTACTCGCCGCTGCGCACCGGCGCCAACCGCCCGGCCTGACGGAGCACCGGGGACCGGGGGTCGGCGGGGACGCCCGGGAGCGGCGCTACGACCGCGTGTCCCGCTGACCGTTGCAATGCGTAACCGATTGCTTGGAAATCCCGACCCCCGGGTGGAACAGTGGATTGGTGACGAACCGGGCTGGGCGGGACGCCCCCGCGCTGGACACCGCGGACAGCGAGGTGACCGCGACCCTCGAACACGAGCTGACGCTGTTCACGCGCAAGGCGTTCTGGCGGTTCTGGACCACCAAGTACCCCGAGGTCGTGGGCCTGGACCAGACGACCTACCCGTACCTCGCGGTGATCAACTCGCGGCCGGGCATGACCGTCGGCGAGCTCGCCCGGCTGTTCAACGTGGACAAGTCCACCGCCAGCAGGCACGTTGCCAAGCTGACCACCGGCGGCCTGGTCAAGGTCGTGGACAACCCGCCCAACGCGCGCACCCTGCCGCTGGAGTCCACCACGGAGGGCCAGCGCCGGGTGGCCGCGGTGCAGGCCGACCGCAGGAGCTGGCTGCACGACGTGCTGGTGGACTGGCCGCTGGCCGACCGGCGCGCGCTCGCGCGCCTGGTGGCCAGGCTCAACGCCGACCTGGACGCCCGGGACGCCGGGCGGTGAGCTCCGGGCCCACCGGACCGTTACGGCGGCGGGACCGGCCACCACGCCTGGCCGGGCCCGCACGCCCCTTCCGTTCCTCCCGCGTCCGTGACCGGGTGCCCTCCCTCGAGGCCCCGGCCCGCCGCGGTCAGCGCTCGGCGCCACCCAGGGTGGACAGCAGCTCCTCGATGAAGCCGCCCGCCTCGCGAGCCGCCCGCTCGGAGTCGCGTTCCCGCACCGCCTCCAGGAGGTCCTGGTGTGAGATGTGGCGCTGCTCGTCGACCTCGGAGTCCACCGTGGTCGCCACACTCGCCTTCACCGCCTCGGTGAAGCCCCGGTACAGCTCGGTGAGCACCGGGTTGCGCGAGCACTCCACCAGCATCAGGTGGAACGCGGTGTCGATGTGCACCATCTTGTCCCACTCGCCGGAGGCCAGCGCGGCGTCCCGCTCGGCGAGCGTCTCGGTCAGGCGGCGCAGGTCCTCGTCGGTGCGCCGGACCGCCGCCAGGCGCGCACCCTCGACCTCGAGTGCGTGGCGGACCTCGAGCACGTCCCGCAGTTCGGCGTCGCACAGTCTGCGCACCGCGCCGGAGAGCTCACTGGTCGCGCGTACGAAGGTGCCGTCGCCCTGCCGCACCTCCAGCAGCCCCGCGTGCGCCAGTGCCCTGACCGCTTCCCGGACCGTGTTCCTGCCCACGCCCAGCGCCGTGACGAGCTCGGGTTCGGCGGGGATCCGCCGACCGATCGGCCATTCGCCGCTGGTCACCAGCGTGCGCATCTGGTCGATCACCTGCTCGACGAGGCCGGTGCGTCGGGTAGTGGCCAACGGCACAGTCTCATCCTTTCATCCGGACATCCCATGTTTGCTTATGATACTCGCGTGACCGTGACGCCGACCCTCCCAGACGACATCCGGTCAACGGATCAGCCTGCCACTTCCGAGCGTGGTCATGCGACCACGGTCGTGGGCGGCAGCCTGCTGTTGATCGTGGGCATCGTGCTCGCCGCGTTGAACCTCCGTCCCGCCGTGACCAGCCTCGCCGCCGTCTTGGCGGAAGTGCGCGAATCATTGGGTGTTTCGGCAGTCTGGGTCAGCGCGGTCACGGCTGTGCCTACGGTGTGTTTCGGTTTCGCCGGTCTCGTGGCCCCGGTGCTGTCCCGCCGCTTCGGCGCA
Proteins encoded in this region:
- a CDS encoding FadR/GntR family transcriptional regulator → MPLATTRRTGLVEQVIDQMRTLVTSGEWPIGRRIPAEPELVTALGVGRNTVREAVRALAHAGLLEVRQGDGTFVRATSELSGAVRRLCDAELRDVLEVRHALEVEGARLAAVRRTDEDLRRLTETLAERDAALASGEWDKMVHIDTAFHLMLVECSRNPVLTELYRGFTEAVKASVATTVDSEVDEQRHISHQDLLEAVRERDSERAAREAGGFIEELLSTLGGAER
- a CDS encoding MarR family winged helix-turn-helix transcriptional regulator translates to MTNRAGRDAPALDTADSEVTATLEHELTLFTRKAFWRFWTTKYPEVVGLDQTTYPYLAVINSRPGMTVGELARLFNVDKSTASRHVAKLTTGGLVKVVDNPPNARTLPLESTTEGQRRVAAVQADRRSWLHDVLVDWPLADRRALARLVARLNADLDARDAGR